Below is a genomic region from Actinoallomurus bryophytorum.
GGCCGTCCAAGACGATGAACGTTTCCTCGTAGTCGTGCCGGTGCAGGGGCGGCCCGCCGCCCGGCGGGACGTACATGTCGATCAGGGTGAACCGGCCGCCGGTATCGTCGCCGGAGAGCAGGATGGTGTAGGTGTCGCCCACCACGGACAGGTGGGGCAGGTCCGGGTCGTCGGGCCTGGCGACGATGAGCTCGCGGCGGAGGTCATCTGGGGGGATGGGCTCGCGGCGGAGGTCATCTGGGGGGATGGGCTCGGGCTGTGGGATCGGGGCGCTGGTGTTCATCGGGTGGTCTCCTGCGTGCTGTTCGTCTCGTCGTGCCGCATCACCGGCTGGTCGGGGTGAGCGCGATGACGGGGATGGTCCGCGCGGTGTTCTGCTCGTATGCGGCGAAGCCGGGGTAGAGCCGGGCCTGCGCGGCGTACCTGTCGTCGCGCTCGTGACCTCGCAGTTCTGTGGCGTGCACGCCGATGACTCGATCGCCGACCTCGATCTGCGCGCTGGGGTGGGTCATCAGGTTGCGGTACCAGGCGGGGTGTTCGTCGGCTCCGCCGTTCGTCGCGAAGATGAGGTATCGGCCGTCATCAGGCAGGTACATCGCCGGGTTGACGCGCGGCTTGCCGGTCCGGGCGCCTACGGTGTGCAGCAGTAGCAACGGTGCCCCGGCGAAATCGCCGCCGACCTGGCCGCGGTTGGCGCGGAACTCCGCGATGACGCGTGCGTTACGCGCTTGGACGCCATCGGCTTGGGTCATGTCATCTTCCTTGGGAGATCGCGGAGCATGGCATGCTCCAGGGCTGACCGAGCGAGTCATGCCGCGGGCGGGATGCGCCGCCCGGGTGCTCGGGGCGGCGCGTCTCGCCTATCGGTCTTGAGGCCGCCCCACTCGGTGGGTGCGCACGGCGAATCTTCTGCCGCGGGGCGGCAGGACCGGTTGTTTGATCGCGACCAGCGCTGGATGTGTCCAGCGGCGGGGTCACGGGGTCAGGATGGTCTTGCCGGCCAGCCGCCCGGCGTCGGCTTCGTGGTGGACGGCGGCCAGGTCGGCCAGCGGCCGGCGCTGGGCGACGTGGATCTTCAGGTCGCCGGCGTCGACGCGGGCGACCAGGCCGGCGAGTGCGGCGGCGTCGCTGCGCACGAACACCTGCACGGTCCGCACGCTGTCTCTAGCGGTTACCGGCCCGGGGATGGTGCTGAGGAAGGTCCCGCCGTCGGCGGCCAGGCCGGTGAGCTGCGTGGTCTCTTCTGGCGTGGTGCGGACCAGGCTGAGCACCACGTCGAATCGCTGCCCGGCCACCGCCTGCAGCAGCGGGGCGGCGGTGTGGTCGATGATCCGGTCCGCGCCGTAGGAGCGCAGGCGGTCGGCGCTGCGCGGGCCGCCGGTCGCGGTCACGGTGGCGCCGGTCTGCCTGGCCAGTTGGACGGCGTACCCGCCGACCGCGCCGCTCGCGCCGTTGACCAGGATGCTTTGCCCGGCCGTCAGACCGGCCTCATCGAACAGCGCCTGCCAGGCCGTCAGGCCGGTCGAGGGCAGCGCCGCGGCATCGGCCAGCTCGCCGGTGCGGGGCGCGGCGGCCAACGTCTCGGCGGGCGCGGCGGCGTACTCGGCGGCCGCGCCATCGACGCCGATGGGCAAGAACGCCACAACCGCCTCCCCGGCGCTCCAGCCGCTCACTCCCTCGCCGACCTCGGTGATGACCCCGCTCAGGTCGTAGCCTGGGATGTGCGGGAAAGCCACCGGAAACACCTGCTGCAGGTAGCCGCCCCGGATGCCGGCGTCCGCTGGGTTGAACGCGGCGCCGGCCATCTTCACCACCACCTGCCCCGGGCCCGCCATCGGGCGGTCGGCATCCTCGTAGACCAGGACGTCGCTGTCGCCGTAGGTGTGGTAACGCACTGCCTTCACGATCTCTCCTTAGTCACCGGGGCGTCGGCGTTGAAGCGCGTGATCCATCGGCCGGCCACATCGCGGCGGCCGGGGCTCAGCCTTGGGCCGGCCGGGGTGAGCCGGCAATCGCACCGTTAGGGTGATTCGGCCGGCCGCCTGAGACTGTGAGCGGTATGCGCCTCCCTGGCCCGCGAGGATCCAGACGGGGCGGTGCACCATCCCGGATCCAGGCTGAGCCGTACGGCGGCCTGGGTTATAGGGACATTGTGGAACGATTAGGACTGTGGGAGATGCCTACGGGCCAGCCAAGATGGTCGCGAGCGAGGCCGGCCGACGTCGTACAGGCGGGGTGTTGTCCCGCCCCGTATTGTTCGAGCGGCTCTTGGCGACGCGGGTGACGGTGATCTCGGCGCCGGCGGGCAGTGGGAAGACGGTCCTGCTGCGGTCGTGGATCGGCCTGGAGTATCTGGCGGGACGGGTCGGGTGGGTGCCGTCGGAGCGGGAGAAACGTGACCCGCAGCGATTCTGGCTGTCGGTGCTGAGGGCGTTGCGGCAGACGGGCTCAGGGGCGGGGTTGGTGCAGGCGTTGTCTGCGGCGCCGGACCTGAACGGCTGGGCGATCGTGGAACGACTGCTGACGGACCTGGCGCCGCTGCAAGGCCGGCTGTGGCTCGTGATCGACGACGTGCACGAGCTGGGCCCGGAGGTGTTGCGCCAACTGGAGCTGCTGGTGATGCGCGCCCCGGCGGAGCTGCGCTTCGTGCTCGCCACCCGGCATGGTGTCCAGCTGGGCCTGCATCGGCTGCGGCTGGAAGAAGAGCTGACCGAGGTCCGCGCGACCGATCTGAAGTTCACCCTGGCCGAGGCGGAAGAGCTGCTGGAGATGGCCGGAGTGCAGCTGCCCGGGCCGGCGCTGGCGAAGCTGCATGAACGGACCGAGGGATGGGCGGCCGGACTGCGGCTGGCCGCTTTGTCGCTGGCCGGGCACCCGGATCCGGAGCGGTTCGCCGCCGAGTTCTCCGGCAGCGAGCGGACAGTCGCCGAGTACCTGCTGGCCGAGGTGCTGGACCGGCAGAGCGAGCAGGTACGGCGGCTGCTGCTGCGGACCAGCGTGCTGGAGCGGGTCAACGGCGAACTGGCCGGCCTGCTGACCGGAGACGAGGGCGGGGAGCGGGTCCTGCAGGACCTGGAGCAGGCCAACGCGTTCGTGGTCGCGCTGGACACGGCGCGCAGCTGGTTCCGTTACCACCAGATGTTCGCAGAGCTGCTGCAGCTGGGGCTGCGGCGGACCGCCCCTGGTGAGATCGCTGGGCTGCATCTGGCCGCCGCGGGATGGTTCGCCGGGCACGGGTACCCGGTAGAGGCCATCCGGCACGCCCAGGCCGCCCAGGACTGGGGCCTGGCCGTCCGGCTGCTCGCCGATCACTGGCCCGCCCTCCATCTTGACGGGCAGACCGCTACGGTCCATGAGCTCATGGCCGGGTTCCCGGCCGGTATGGCGGCGGCAAACGCCGAGCTTGCCGCTGTGGCTGCGGCTGATGAGCTGGCCCGCGGATCACTGGCGGCCGCGGAACGGTACCTGGGCCTGGCCGGGCAGGCATCGGCGCCGGCGCCGGAGGAACGGCGCGGGCAGCTGCGGCTGCTGCTCGGGGTCGTCCGCCTGCTGCTGGCCCGCCAACGCGGAGACCTGCCCGCGGTCGCCGAGGAGGCGGAGCGGCTGCAGGCCCTGGCCGACACCCCGGACGCGGCGCCGCCTGCCCTGGGGAAGGAACTGCGCGCGCTGGCGCTGATCAGCCTCGGCAGCGCCGAGTACTGGGCGGCCCGGTTCGAAGATGCGGAGCCGCACCTGGCGCGGGGTGCCGCGCTGGCGCAACAGATCGGCCGGCCGTTCCTCGAGGTCACCGGCCTGGCATACCAGGCGGCGACCGAGTTCAACCGGTCACTGACGCGGTCAGCGGAGCACAGCTGGCAGGCTGTGAAGCTGGCCGAACGGCACGGCTGGACAGATGAGCCGGCCGCCGGTCCCGCCTACATGATGCTGGGAGCCGTGCTGGCCTGGCAGGGGCGCCCCGGGGAGGCAGAGCCCTGGGTCCAGCGGGCCGAGCGCACCGTCAGAGCCGAAGCCGATCCTGCGGCGGCGCTCGGAGTCCTGCACCTCCGCGGGGTGCTGGAGCTGGCGCGCGGCCGTGATCTTCACGCGGTGGCGGCGTTTCAGGCCACCGAGCGGCTGGCCCGCCACCTCGCCGTGCCGCACCTGCTCGTCACGCAGGCGCGGGCATTGCTGCTGCACACCCTGGTGCGTCTCGGTGAGATCACGCGCGCCGAGCACGGTCTTGCCGAACTCGGCGAACAGGACCGCGACCGCGGGGAGATACGCATCGCCCTGGCGGCACTGCAGCTCGCCAAAAACAACCCGCACGCGGCCGTCGCCGCGCTCGCGCCGGTCCTGGACGGCTCCGCTTCCCTCTTCCGCCGGAGCTGGCTGGCGGGGGCTTTCCTGCTAGAAGCGATCGCGCGGGACGCACTCGGCGACCGCGGTGCTGCGGAGCGCGCCCTGGAACGCGCACTCGATCTGGCCGAACCCGACAGCACGCTCTTGTGGTTCCTGCTGCAGCCGGCGCCGGGCCTGCTCGCGCACCAAGCCGGGCACCGCACCAGCCATGCCTCGCTGATCACCGAGATCGACAGCGTGCTGGCCGCAAGGAACTCCGCATCACCGCCCGCCGGGCCCCCGGCATCGCCAGAACCGCTCAGCAGCACCGAGATCCGCGTAATGCGTTACCTGCCCACGAACCTGACGGGACCGGAAATCGCGCGCGAGTTGTCCGTCTCGCGGAACACCGTCAAAACTCACATGCGCAAGATCTACGCCAAGCTCGGCACGCACACCCGGGCCGAAGCCGTCACGCGGGCCCGCGCTCTGGGCCTGCTCGCGCCCTCCGCCGCGAGCGGGATGAATCCGCTCTGATCACTCCGACCGGGTGATCGGCCGCTCACCCCGGCCGCAGGCAAGCTCGCACGAGGAACCCGACACCGGTGGGCGAGCACGACGGCCACGCCATCGCTAGACCGGGCTCGAACGGCCGACCCGGCCGGGCCCTGGAAGGACCGAGCGCTCAACGCCGAGGATCACGAGCTTCTTCCCCGCCGGCGTCGCCGGCCCCTTCACCCGCCTCGGCGGCGAACCCGACCTCCCGTCCACCATTTCGCAGGGTGGCATGGCTGACCTGCGAGATCATGGCCGGGCGGCGGGACGGCCCTGGCCGCCTGGACGGTGCCGGTCGACGCCAATGAGCCAAGGTGTCTCGTACGCTGTGCCGGTGAGTTACTCGACGGATCCGCGTGCGGCGCGCAGCCGTGAGGCGATGGTCGTCGCCGCCCGGGAGCTGCTGGTGGCCGAGGGCCCTGGCGCGGTCACGCATCAGCGAGTGGCTCAGCAGGCGGGTGTCGGGCGGGCCACCGTCTACCGGCACTGGCCGCAGCCCGAACAGTTGCTGCTCGAGGTCATGAGCGATGCCGACCTCCCGCTTTTCAAGAATCCCGAGGCGCCGGTCCGCCGGTGGCTGCATCGGGAGCTTCGGCAGATGGCCGACGAGCTTGCCGTACCGGCCATTGCCGCCATGTCGCTCGCGCTGATGCAATCCGCGATCTGGGACCCGGACATCGCACACCGGCGCGATGAGTCCCTCAAGACGATCACCGAACGGATCTCCGTCGCCGTCCGGTCGGCCGCCGAGACAGGGGAGGTCGAGACCGATGCCGCTCCGGCGGATCTGACGGCGATGCTGGTAGGGCCGATCGTCTACCGGACTACTTCGCAGATGGGGGTGGTCTCCGACGACCTCATCGACCGGCTCATCGACGGCGTGGGGACCTGGCACACCTAGTACACGGCAACGGCTCGCCCGGCGTACGCCGGGGTCTCGACCTCGGTGACCATCGCTGCGGCGACATCGGCGCGGGAGACCTTCGGTGGCATGAGCCGCCAGGACCGGTCAAGGACGTCCAGCGGAACGACCGTGGCCTTACCCGTCTCCGGCCCGTCGGTGAGCATTACCGGATGAAACACCGTGCCCTGTGAACCGGTGACCACCTCGTCCGCGATCGCCTTGTCGCCAAAGCCGCCGCCGAGCACGAGGCGCAGGATGACGTCGTACAACAGACCCGCGCGGCGGCCGGAAGCCCCGGCCCCGAACGTGCCCGTCCAGGCGACGCGGGGCGGTTTGGCAACGACGACAGCGTGGGCACCGGCCGACAGAGTGCCGGCCGGTGCTCCCCTCCTGACGCCCAGGGCACTGATGACGGCGTCGGCCTCGCGGCAGGCCGAGGTGATCGTGTCGGGAACACGCACGTCCGCCTGCCTGATCTCCAGGCTGCCGTGCGCCACGTCGGAAAACGCATCGGGCCGCCGGGCGAGTGCGACGACTTCATGACCGCGATGGAGCGCGGTGTTCAGCACCTGACGGCCAGTGGGTCCGGTAGACCCCAGAACGACGATACGCACGGCTCTCCTCGCAGGAACGTCATCGATGCGAGACATTGTGTCTCAGAAATGAATGTTCCCACGATGAGATTTGTGAGTCAACTTGCCTCATAAGTGCGGGCCGCCTTGGCGATCTTGCATTCAATGCCTGCCGGTCCAGCCATTCGCGCTCAACGAACGGGACGGCCACCACCTGCCCAACGGCCGACGATCGTGGCGGCGAGGCAGGCAGCGGCGCCGAGGGCGAGGGCGTACCGGGGCCCGGCGACGTCGGAAGTCGCGCCGATGATCGGTGAGCCGATCGGCGTGCTGCCTACGAGCGCCATGGACCACAGTGCGATGACCCGGCCACGGTAGGCGGGATCGGATTCGAGCTGAATGGTGGAGTTCCCCGTGGTGAGGAAGATGACGCTGGCCGCGCCGACCAGGACGCACGCCGCGACTGCGGTCGCCAGGGTGGGCGCCGCCGCGAGGAGGCCCATGGCGATCGCGTAGCAGAAGGAGGTCCTGGTGAGCCGCCGTACGCCCGTCCGGGATGACCGGGCGGCGGAAAGGCCCCCTGCGACGGCGCCGGCGCCCAGGGCGCCGAGCAGCCAACTGTAGGTGGTCTCGGTGCCATGGAACGTCACACGGGCCAGCAACGGCAGGCTCACCTCGAACTCGAAGGTGAAGGTGCCGACGAGCGCGATCATCAGTAGCGGACGAATGATCGCGGGGACGCCGGCGGCGTAGCGCAGGCCCGCGCGCAGCTGCCCACGGCCGCGTGACACGGGCGGGACCGGGCGCAGGCTGCCGGCATCGAGGCTGAGTAGCGACACGATGACGCAGACGAAGCTCGCGGCGTTCACCACGAAGCACCAGCCGAGTCCGACGGTGCTGACCAGGACCGCTGCGATGGTGGGGCCGATGACCCGGGCGACATTCACCGAGGTGCTGTTCAGTGTCACGGCGTTACGGACCAGGTCGCGGCCGACGACCTCCTGGACGAACGCCTGCCGCGCCGGGTTGTCCACCGCGCTCAGAGTGCCGAACGCCACCGCGAGGACCACCACCTGCCACAGCCGGATGTCCCGGGTCAGGACGCTCACGCCGAGAAGGGCCGAGACAAGGGCCAGGCCTGCCTGCGTGCCGAGCAGCAGGTGCCGTTTGGGATAACGGTCGACGAGCAGCCCCGCGTACGGCGACAGCAGCAGGACCGGCGCGTACCTGGCAGCGGTGGTCAGCCCGAGGACGACGCCCGAGTGCGTCAGGCGCAGCACGAGCAGCGCCTGAGCGACCGTCTCCACCCAGGTGCCGATCAGGCTGAGCGCCTGCCCGGAAACGTAACGGCGGAAGTTCGGCACCGCGAGGGCAGCGAACATCGCCCGGCGGCCCGCCGGCCGCGGCGCCGGCGGTTCGGCGACGCTGCCGGACATGACGGCCTCCCGCGTGAGACTTGACAGGGCTCGCGGTGAGCGACCCGCGCCCTTCCACCTCGCCCTGGCCGCGGCGTCGCTGTCCAAGACGTGTATCCGGCTCCCCACGAGCGCAAACACGCAGGCGGCGCGACTTGACGCAGATGATCAACGTCAGCGAAGGGAATCACCTGATGGTGCACTGATTCGGATCGGTCTCGAGGCCGTTGCCGGCACCGGCGACCGACGGTCTGGCGGGTGCGATGACGTCGATATGGCGCTTCCTGATCGGGCCGCCGCTGCGGGCGCGTGAGGTCGCCAAGGAGCAGATCAACCCACCGGAGGGGCTGTCCGCGCTGTCGCTGGATGCTCTGACATCAGTGGCGTACGGCCCTGAGGCGATCCTCGCCGTCCTCGTGGTGGCCGGCGCCGGAGCGCTGCACCTTGTCCTGCCGGTCACGGTCGCGATCGTGGTCCTCCTGGGCCTGTTGGTGTTCTCCTACCGGCAGGTCATCGACGCCTATCCGGGCGGCGGCGGCGCCTACGCCGTGTCCAGGGCCAACCTCGGTCCTGCGGCCAGCCGGGTCGCTGGGGCGTCGCTGATCGTGGACTACACGCTGACCGTCGCGGTCTCCATCGCCGCTGGAGTAGGCGCACTGACCTCGGCGTTCCCGGCCCTCGGCTCCTTCACCGTTCCGATCTGCCTGGGCATCCTCGCCGTCATCACGCTGCTCAACCTGCGAGGTCTGGGCGAGGCGGCCCGGGCGTTCCTACTGCCCACCATGGTGTTCATCGCCGGGCTGCTCGCGATCCTCGCCATCGGTCTGCTCCATCCACTGGCGCCCGGCCTGGCGCGGCGCGGCCCGCCGCCGCACGGGACGCTGACCGTGGGCGCGCTGCTGGTGCTGAAGGCCTTCTCGGCCGGGTGCAGCGCGTTGACCGGCGTCGAGGCCATCGCCAACGGTGTACCGCTGTTCCGGCCGCCGCGGACCGTCCAGGCCAAACGGACCGAGATGCTGCTCGGGGTGATCCTCGGCGTGATGCTGCTGGGGCTGGCCGTCCTGGCCGACCGCTGGCGCATCGCCCCTCGTTCACATCAGACCGTCCTCAGCCAGGTCATGGCCGCGGCGATCGGACAGAACTGGGCCTTCTACGCGATGTCGATCACGATCACTCTCGTGCTGGCCCTGGCCGCCAACACCTCATTCGGCGGGATGCCCGTGCTTGCCAGCCTGCTCGCGCGCGACAGCTACCTGCCGCGCCTGTTCTCCCTGCGCGACGACCGGCAGGTCTTCGCCTCGGGCATCGTGACGCTGGCCATCATGGCCGCGGCGCTGCTCGTCGCCGTACAGGGCAACACCCTCTCGCTGATACCGCTGTACGCGATCGGTGTGTTCACCGGCTTCACGCTGTCCCAGGCCGGGATGGTGGTGCACTGGTGGCGGACCCGGCCCACCCGCTGGCGACACAGAGCGATCATCAACGGCGTCGGCGCGTGTGCGACGGCGGTCGCCACGATCATCTTCCTGATCACGAAGTTCACCGCCGGCGCCTGGATCGTCGTGCTGGCGATCCCGAGTCTCATCACGCTCTTCGTGCGTATTCACCGCTATTACCAGCGGGCGGGGCGCGCGCTCGGCCTGGGCGCGGTTCCAGGCCGGCCGCAAAGCAGGCCCACTGTGGTGGTCGTGCCCGTCACCGGTATCTCCCGGCTGACCGAACACGCAATCGCGCAAGCGCTGTCCATCAGCCCCCAGGTCATCGCCGTCACGGTTGTTATCAATGACCCGAGACGGGCACATGAGTTGCAGGATGAGTGGAGGCATTGGAATCCCGGAGC
It encodes:
- a CDS encoding nitroreductase/quinone reductase family protein, with product MTQADGVQARNARVIAEFRANRGQVGGDFAGAPLLLLHTVGARTGKPRVNPAMYLPDDGRYLIFATNGGADEHPAWYRNLMTHPSAQIEVGDRVIGVHATELRGHERDDRYAAQARLYPGFAAYEQNTARTIPVIALTPTSR
- a CDS encoding NADP-dependent oxidoreductase, whose protein sequence is MKAVRYHTYGDSDVLVYEDADRPMAGPGQVVVKMAGAAFNPADAGIRGGYLQQVFPVAFPHIPGYDLSGVITEVGEGVSGWSAGEAVVAFLPIGVDGAAAEYAAAPAETLAAAPRTGELADAAALPSTGLTAWQALFDEAGLTAGQSILVNGASGAVGGYAVQLARQTGATVTATGGPRSADRLRSYGADRIIDHTAAPLLQAVAGQRFDVVLSLVRTTPEETTQLTGLAADGGTFLSTIPGPVTARDSVRTVQVFVRSDAAALAGLVARVDAGDLKIHVAQRRPLADLAAVHHEADAGRLAGKTILTP
- a CDS encoding LuxR C-terminal-related transcriptional regulator; this encodes MSRPVLFERLLATRVTVISAPAGSGKTVLLRSWIGLEYLAGRVGWVPSEREKRDPQRFWLSVLRALRQTGSGAGLVQALSAAPDLNGWAIVERLLTDLAPLQGRLWLVIDDVHELGPEVLRQLELLVMRAPAELRFVLATRHGVQLGLHRLRLEEELTEVRATDLKFTLAEAEELLEMAGVQLPGPALAKLHERTEGWAAGLRLAALSLAGHPDPERFAAEFSGSERTVAEYLLAEVLDRQSEQVRRLLLRTSVLERVNGELAGLLTGDEGGERVLQDLEQANAFVVALDTARSWFRYHQMFAELLQLGLRRTAPGEIAGLHLAAAGWFAGHGYPVEAIRHAQAAQDWGLAVRLLADHWPALHLDGQTATVHELMAGFPAGMAAANAELAAVAAADELARGSLAAAERYLGLAGQASAPAPEERRGQLRLLLGVVRLLLARQRGDLPAVAEEAERLQALADTPDAAPPALGKELRALALISLGSAEYWAARFEDAEPHLARGAALAQQIGRPFLEVTGLAYQAATEFNRSLTRSAEHSWQAVKLAERHGWTDEPAAGPAYMMLGAVLAWQGRPGEAEPWVQRAERTVRAEADPAAALGVLHLRGVLELARGRDLHAVAAFQATERLARHLAVPHLLVTQARALLLHTLVRLGEITRAEHGLAELGEQDRDRGEIRIALAALQLAKNNPHAAVAALAPVLDGSASLFRRSWLAGAFLLEAIARDALGDRGAAERALERALDLAEPDSTLLWFLLQPAPGLLAHQAGHRTSHASLITEIDSVLAARNSASPPAGPPASPEPLSSTEIRVMRYLPTNLTGPEIARELSVSRNTVKTHMRKIYAKLGTHTRAEAVTRARALGLLAPSAASGMNPL
- a CDS encoding TetR/AcrR family transcriptional regulator encodes the protein MSYSTDPRAARSREAMVVAARELLVAEGPGAVTHQRVAQQAGVGRATVYRHWPQPEQLLLEVMSDADLPLFKNPEAPVRRWLHRELRQMADELAVPAIAAMSLALMQSAIWDPDIAHRRDESLKTITERISVAVRSAAETGEVETDAAPADLTAMLVGPIVYRTTSQMGVVSDDLIDRLIDGVGTWHT
- a CDS encoding NAD(P)-dependent oxidoreductase, whose product is MRIVVLGSTGPTGRQVLNTALHRGHEVVALARRPDAFSDVAHGSLEIRQADVRVPDTITSACREADAVISALGVRRGAPAGTLSAGAHAVVVAKPPRVAWTGTFGAGASGRRAGLLYDVILRLVLGGGFGDKAIADEVVTGSQGTVFHPVMLTDGPETGKATVVPLDVLDRSWRLMPPKVSRADVAAAMVTEVETPAYAGRAVAVY
- a CDS encoding MFS transporter yields the protein MSGSVAEPPAPRPAGRRAMFAALAVPNFRRYVSGQALSLIGTWVETVAQALLVLRLTHSGVVLGLTTAARYAPVLLLSPYAGLLVDRYPKRHLLLGTQAGLALVSALLGVSVLTRDIRLWQVVVLAVAFGTLSAVDNPARQAFVQEVVGRDLVRNAVTLNSTSVNVARVIGPTIAAVLVSTVGLGWCFVVNAASFVCVIVSLLSLDAGSLRPVPPVSRGRGQLRAGLRYAAGVPAIIRPLLMIALVGTFTFEFEVSLPLLARVTFHGTETTYSWLLGALGAGAVAGGLSAARSSRTGVRRLTRTSFCYAIAMGLLAAAPTLATAVAACVLVGAASVIFLTTGNSTIQLESDPAYRGRVIALWSMALVGSTPIGSPIIGATSDVAGPRYALALGAAACLAATIVGRWAGGGRPVR
- a CDS encoding APC family permease; the protein is MTSIWRFLIGPPLRAREVAKEQINPPEGLSALSLDALTSVAYGPEAILAVLVVAGAGALHLVLPVTVAIVVLLGLLVFSYRQVIDAYPGGGGAYAVSRANLGPAASRVAGASLIVDYTLTVAVSIAAGVGALTSAFPALGSFTVPICLGILAVITLLNLRGLGEAARAFLLPTMVFIAGLLAILAIGLLHPLAPGLARRGPPPHGTLTVGALLVLKAFSAGCSALTGVEAIANGVPLFRPPRTVQAKRTEMLLGVILGVMLLGLAVLADRWRIAPRSHQTVLSQVMAAAIGQNWAFYAMSITITLVLALAANTSFGGMPVLASLLARDSYLPRLFSLRDDRQVFASGIVTLAIMAAALLVAVQGNTLSLIPLYAIGVFTGFTLSQAGMVVHWWRTRPTRWRHRAIINGVGACATAVATIIFLITKFTAGAWIVVLAIPSLITLFVRIHRYYQRAGRALGLGAVPGRPQSRPTVVVVPVTGISRLTEHAIAQALSISPQVIAVTVVINDPRRAHELQDEWRHWNPGAPLRVLQTEFASAARPIVKFVNELYDSRDEQIIVLIPVLRPEKLRYSALHNHLDLVITTELRNHPNIILARVPMPLTLHG